CTCAAATAATCGGCAATCAAAAACATCAAATACTCTACTTCAGACTTTGTTCTATTCCAATTTTCTGTAGAAAAAACATATAAAGATAAATACTTTATGCCTAATTTAACAGAATGCTCAATTATCTCCTTAGCTCTTCTTAACCCTTCTTTATGTCCTTCACAAAATGACAGACCTTTTTTTAAAGCCCATCTTCTATTTCCATCCATGATGATTCCAACATGCATTGGAAGGGAATCACTATTCATAAACTTAAACTTCCATTATCTCTTTTGTTTTTAAATCAAAAACTTCATCTATTTTCTTGATGTAAACATTAGTATCTCTTTGAATATCATCTAAAATCCGCCGCAAATCATCCTCAGTAATCTGAGAATCTCTTTCTTGCTTTTTAGCCCTATTATTTAATTCCTGTCTCACATTTCTGGCTGCAACCTTATATTCTTCAGCAATCTTTTTGGCCTGCTTTACTATTTCCTTACGTCTCTCAACAGTCAATATAGGAACTTTAATCCTAAGAACTGACCCATCATTTGAAGGATTCATAGAAAGATCTGAATTAAGTATAGCCTGCTCTATCTTAGATAATAAACTTTTATCCCAAGGTTGGATTACAATAAGTCTTGCCTCAGGAATACTAACATTGGCAATTCTAGTTAAGGGAACTTTTTCCCCATAACAATCAACTAATACTTTATCAAAAAAAGCACCACTCATCCTGCTAGTTCTTAAAGATTTATATTCACTCTCAAGAGATAAAAGAACTTTACTCATCTTCTCATCTAATAAAGCCTTATATTCCTCCATTCAAGCCTCCTAAAAAATCAAAAGCAAAAAATTCTAACCAACACTTAAATATTTAAAATCTACTATGTCTATCTTAGTTAAAATTGATCTAGAAACCTCTTCAATCTTTTCTTTGACAGTAAGTTTATCATCTTTTACAAATCCTTGCTCTAAAAGAGTAATCTCACCTAAATGCTTCTTAAGCTTTCCAGATACTATGCCTTTGATTACATTTTCAGGCTTTCCGCTGGCTTGTATCTGTTTCACAAAAATTTCTTCTTGTTCTTTAATGTAATTAGGACAAATATCACTAACACTTAAATATAGTGGAGCAAAAGCTGCTATATGTAAAGCCAAATCCATTGCAAGACCATTTAAGTTTTTATCCCCTATTTTTAAAACATCGTCTACCTTCAATTTAACAAACACACCTATCTTAGACTGCTCTCCATGAAGATAGCTCTTTACAAGTTCATTAGATGCAATATTTGAAACATAAAGCTTACTTACATGAATATTTTCTTTGATAGTAGCAGCCAAATTTTTGATTTCAAGTTCTTGCTGCTCATCTAAAAAATTTTGACCACTCTCAACTAGCTGTCTTATCAAAGAATTCCCAAAAGTCACAAAATCATTATTCATAGCAACAAAATCTGTTTCACACGAAATAAGCAAAAGGCCAACTCTCTCCTTACTTACATAAGAAAAAACTCGTCCCTCTTTAGCATCTCTACCACTCCTTTTATCAGCGGCTGAAATACCCATCTCCCTAAGCTTCTTCTTAGCCAATTCAAAATCACCATCAACAGCATCTAATGCTTTCTTACAATCGCCAAATCCAGCTCCAGTTGCATCCCTAAGCTTTTTTACTTCCTGAGGACTAATACCCATATCACTCTCCTTATAATTCCTTTTTTTCATTCTTAACTTCTATCTCATTCATTAAATCTTCTTCATTCAAATTTTCAACTATTTGAATTCCAACCTCTTTATCACTCT
The DNA window shown above is from Borrelia anserina Es and carries:
- the frr gene encoding ribosome recycling factor, which encodes MEEYKALLDEKMSKVLLSLESEYKSLRTSRMSGAFFDKVLVDCYGEKVPLTRIANVSIPEARLIVIQPWDKSLLSKIEQAILNSDLSMNPSNDGSVLRIKVPILTVERRKEIVKQAKKIAEEYKVAARNVRQELNNRAKKQERDSQITEDDLRRILDDIQRDTNVYIKKIDEVFDLKTKEIMEV
- the tsf gene encoding translation elongation factor Ts encodes the protein MGISPQEVKKLRDATGAGFGDCKKALDAVDGDFELAKKKLREMGISAADKRSGRDAKEGRVFSYVSKERVGLLLISCETDFVAMNNDFVTFGNSLIRQLVESGQNFLDEQQELEIKNLAATIKENIHVSKLYVSNIASNELVKSYLHGEQSKIGVFVKLKVDDVLKIGDKNLNGLAMDLALHIAAFAPLYLSVSDICPNYIKEQEEIFVKQIQASGKPENVIKGIVSGKLKKHLGEITLLEQGFVKDDKLTVKEKIEEVSRSILTKIDIVDFKYLSVG